A window of the Butyricimonas faecalis genome harbors these coding sequences:
- the rplT gene encoding 50S ribosomal protein L20: MPRAKNAVASRARRKKVLSQTRGNFGARKNVWTVAKNTYEKGLTYAYRDRKKKKSEFRALWIQRINAAVRMEGLSYSKFMGLVHKAEVNMNRKVLADLAMNQPEAFKAIVAKVKELA; encoded by the coding sequence ATGCCAAGAGCTAAAAATGCCGTTGCTTCAAGAGCACGTAGAAAAAAGGTGTTAAGTCAAACCAGAGGTAACTTTGGTGCAAGAAAAAATGTCTGGACGGTTGCCAAAAACACGTATGAAAAAGGCTTAACGTACGCGTACCGTGACAGAAAGAAGAAAAAATCAGAATTTAGAGCGTTGTGGATTCAGAGAATTAACGCTGCGGTTAGAATGGAAGGTTTGTCTTACTCTAAGTTTATGGGCTTAGTTCATAAAGCTGAGGTAAACATGAACCGTAAAGTTCTGGCTGATTTGGCCATGAATCAACCGGAAGCTTTCAAAGCGATCGTTGCGAAAGTGAAAGAGTTAGCTTAG
- the rpmI gene encoding 50S ribosomal protein L35 has product MPKMKSVSSAKKRFSLTATGKIKRKHAFKSHILTKKATKRKRNLTHTSIVDIANDATVRKMLCI; this is encoded by the coding sequence ATGCCAAAGATGAAGAGTGTAAGTAGTGCAAAGAAAAGATTTTCTTTGACTGCTACCGGGAAGATTAAGAGAAAACATGCTTTTAAAAGTCATATTCTGACCAAGAAAGCAACCAAGAGAAAAAGAAATTTGACTCATACGTCTATCGTTGACATTGCTAACGATGCAACTGTGAGAAAAATGCTTTGTATCTAA
- the infC gene encoding translation initiation factor IF-3: MEIRGRGQNDKPQHRVNEQIRAASVRVVGENVEAGVYSLKEALAMAEAAGADLVEISPNADPPVCRIIDYSKFLYQLKKKQKEIKAKSVKVVVKEIRFGPQTDDHDFNFKLKHAIGFLQEGAKVRAYVFFKGRSILFKDQGADLLERFVNALEDYGKLESAPMLEGKKMIVVIAPKK, translated from the coding sequence ATGGAAATTAGGGGCAGAGGTCAAAATGACAAGCCACAGCACAGAGTGAACGAGCAAATTCGGGCTGCTTCTGTGAGAGTTGTTGGTGAAAATGTAGAAGCGGGTGTTTATTCTTTAAAAGAAGCTTTAGCCATGGCTGAAGCTGCCGGAGCTGATCTGGTAGAGATATCCCCCAATGCCGATCCACCTGTATGCAGGATCATTGATTACAGCAAGTTCCTGTATCAGTTGAAGAAAAAGCAGAAAGAGATTAAAGCCAAGAGCGTGAAAGTCGTTGTAAAGGAGATCCGTTTCGGGCCTCAGACAGATGATCATGATTTCAATTTCAAGTTGAAACACGCGATCGGGTTCCTGCAAGAAGGTGCGAAGGTGAGAGCTTACGTGTTCTTCAAGGGTCGTTCGATTCTGTTTAAAGATCAAGGGGCTGACTTGTTGGAACGCTTTGTCAACGCGTTGGAAGATTACGGGAAGTTGGAATCCGCGCCCATGCTTGAAGGGAAGAAGATGATCGTGGTTATCGCCCCGAAAAAATAG